In the Enterococcus saigonensis genome, one interval contains:
- a CDS encoding helix-turn-helix domain-containing protein, with the protein MKIGVKLKEARIQRKWTQDYVASQLQVSRSTISSWEVGRTYPDLESLVRLSDLFEISLDTLLREDNTMTKDLSKNIRKGRNLKWIIALVLIICIPISFLAGQRYKEQKITYMSPNIVTAASIPDELTNTEQIELSFDVPQGLKYQGYTEAIENDTLYISLLANFEKGNKKQSENIEINLSEHSNNELNRLKNIVVVNGEFGSPNKTFDDFEQNKIWSID; encoded by the coding sequence ATGAAGATTGGAGTTAAGCTAAAAGAAGCAAGAATACAACGGAAATGGACACAAGACTATGTTGCTTCTCAACTACAAGTTTCTAGGTCTACAATTTCAAGTTGGGAAGTAGGGCGAACTTACCCAGACTTAGAATCTCTTGTTCGACTAAGCGATCTTTTCGAAATTTCTCTTGATACTTTATTAAGGGAGGACAACACCATGACAAAAGATTTAAGCAAAAATATTAGGAAGGGTAGAAATTTAAAATGGATAATCGCACTAGTATTAATCATTTGCATTCCTATCTCTTTTCTAGCAGGTCAAAGATACAAAGAGCAAAAGATAACCTACATGTCTCCCAACATAGTAACCGCAGCTAGTATCCCAGACGAATTAACCAATACAGAGCAAATTGAGCTATCCTTTGATGTTCCTCAAGGTCTCAAATATCAGGGTTATACTGAAGCAATTGAAAATGATACTTTATATATTTCATTATTAGCTAATTTCGAAAAGGGCAATAAAAAGCAATCAGAAAACATAGAAATTAATCTTTCAGAACACAGCAATAATGAGCTAAACAGATTGAAAAATATAGTGGTTGTTAATGGAGAGTTTGGTTCGCCAAACAAAACATTCGATGATTTTGAACAAAATAAGATTTGGAGTATCGACTAA
- a CDS encoding sigma-70 RNA polymerase sigma factor region 4 domain-containing protein: protein MNEKKIYKVFEKIALPVQLKNVVVNLPIAFEYRYDYLEMTILNENKRFVLVKEKRTGSIESFINQADKIGEIIGQKIILVFTEIPEKTRTLLLKARIPFVDYKGNLFIPDLGMSLKRIQNIELGLKDKLSPSEQAVLISILLRTGKGFTPNEISEITGVSIPTVYRGLKKFSSFKWIESEYGSYSFLLSKNDVFEKAASFFTNPKKQSVYLKHKDINQLSEIETTNTRLKVAGLPALSRISNLANTEEVYATSLKVFKESIEDSIMSNKEVFEVNIGNRVELELWSYSPFSLSNDRFVDPISLYFSLKDSDDPRIEMELDELLYKIKQSLE from the coding sequence TTGAACGAAAAAAAAATCTATAAAGTATTTGAAAAGATTGCATTGCCAGTTCAACTAAAAAATGTAGTTGTTAATTTGCCTATAGCTTTTGAGTATCGATATGATTATCTAGAAATGACGATTTTAAATGAAAACAAACGATTTGTATTAGTTAAAGAAAAAAGGACAGGGTCGATTGAATCATTTATAAACCAGGCGGATAAAATAGGTGAAATTATCGGACAAAAGATTATTTTAGTATTTACGGAGATACCTGAAAAAACTAGAACATTATTGTTAAAAGCTCGAATTCCTTTTGTGGATTATAAGGGGAATTTGTTTATCCCGGATCTTGGAATGTCCCTTAAGAGAATTCAAAATATAGAGCTAGGCTTAAAAGATAAATTATCTCCTAGTGAACAAGCAGTACTTATAAGTATTTTACTTAGAACAGGAAAAGGATTTACACCAAATGAAATAAGTGAAATAACCGGCGTGTCTATTCCGACCGTCTATCGAGGTTTAAAAAAATTTAGTTCGTTTAAATGGATTGAATCAGAATATGGAAGTTATTCGTTCTTACTTTCCAAAAATGACGTTTTTGAAAAAGCTGCTTCTTTTTTTACAAACCCTAAAAAGCAAAGTGTATATTTGAAGCACAAAGATATTAATCAATTAAGTGAAATAGAGACAACCAATACTAGGTTAAAAGTTGCTGGACTACCGGCATTGAGTAGAATATCAAATTTAGCAAATACCGAGGAAGTATATGCCACTTCACTAAAAGTGTTTAAGGAGTCAATTGAAGATTCAATAATGAGTAACAAGGAAGTATTTGAAGTGAATATTGGTAATAGGGTTGAACTAGAATTATGGAGTTATTCCCCATTTTCCCTTAGTAATGATCGATTCGTTGATCCAATATCGTTGTATTTTAGCCTTAAAGATAGCGATGATCCAAGGATTGAGATGGAACTGGATGAACTACTTTACAAAATAAAACAAAGTTTGGAGTAA
- a CDS encoding tyrosine-type recombinase/integrase yields the protein MPSIIKRGNSYRAQISLYNHGQHKKLTKSFSSKKEATRWALENELEKGNGKQLAERTTTFADFFENWIHIIKKNDVKETTFQNYQRTSQVVKKLFGDIQLKDLNDIVVQRKIDKYAETHSRKTTHEVLLKIKTALRDAYARGYLATDFANLVKTRGKVLDKRNRALSITELKKLRTYVINHRENEFNILVLLALETGMRRGELLGIRPEDLFEYGIHVRRSLSPTSEDTSLKTKNSRRDISINQEVYDILKSVPIKDNGYFFDPDGFQQSAKLARLLKKLDIPKTTFHGLRDTHASFLFSQDIDIAYVSKRLGHINIQTTQNYYLELMPEKKHQQDADALNLLNSLSNL from the coding sequence ATGCCTAGTATAATTAAACGTGGTAACTCATATAGAGCTCAGATCTCACTTTACAATCATGGTCAACATAAGAAATTGACAAAATCATTTAGCTCTAAAAAGGAAGCAACTCGTTGGGCTTTGGAAAATGAATTGGAGAAAGGAAATGGAAAACAATTAGCAGAGCGTACAACAACATTTGCTGACTTCTTTGAAAACTGGATTCATATCATAAAGAAAAACGATGTAAAAGAAACGACTTTTCAAAATTATCAAAGGACTTCTCAAGTGGTGAAGAAATTATTTGGCGATATACAGTTAAAGGATTTGAACGATATTGTAGTACAACGAAAAATAGATAAGTATGCAGAAACTCATTCTCGTAAAACCACTCATGAAGTACTATTGAAAATCAAAACGGCATTACGTGATGCTTATGCTCGTGGCTATCTTGCTACCGATTTTGCAAATTTAGTCAAAACACGAGGGAAAGTTTTAGATAAGAGAAACCGTGCACTTTCTATTACCGAATTAAAGAAACTGCGTACTTATGTCATTAATCATCGAGAAAATGAGTTTAACATTCTTGTACTCCTTGCCTTAGAAACTGGCATGAGACGCGGAGAGCTTTTAGGTATACGTCCCGAAGACCTCTTTGAATATGGTATCCATGTCAGACGTTCCCTTAGTCCAACTTCTGAAGATACCTCGTTAAAAACAAAAAATTCAAGACGAGATATTTCCATTAATCAAGAAGTCTACGATATTCTAAAATCTGTCCCGATTAAAGATAATGGATATTTTTTTGATCCTGACGGCTTTCAACAATCTGCTAAGCTCGCCAGATTACTGAAAAAACTAGATATTCCAAAAACTACCTTCCACGGCCTAAGAGATACTCATGCTTCTTTTCTATTTTCACAAGATATTGATATTGCCTATGTATCAAAACGCTTAGGTCATATCAATATTCAAACAACGCAGAACTATTATCTTGAATTGATGCCAGAAAAAAAGCACCAGCAAGATGCTGATGCTTTAAACCTCTTAAATTCTTTGTCAAATTTATAA
- a CDS encoding DapH/DapD/GlmU-related protein, whose protein sequence is MRNDLLTSIQNKKIFQNSDIFEKIHEIKSKNEETLFQLNATYHSNSEILKYLEMTTAQKIDPTVSISLPFFSDFGRHIKFGKNIFINQNVSFVDLGGITVEDQVLIGPMSRLITVNHLIDPVERRGLFVSPIKIKKNAWIGANVTILPGVTIGENSIVAADSTVTKDVADNVIVAGSPATIKKVIGEEKYA, encoded by the coding sequence ATGAGGAATGACCTTTTAACAAGTATTCAAAATAAAAAAATTTTTCAAAACTCTGATATTTTCGAAAAGATTCATGAAATAAAGAGCAAAAATGAAGAAACACTTTTTCAACTGAATGCAACGTATCATTCCAATAGCGAGATCTTAAAATATCTGGAAATGACAACTGCACAAAAAATTGATCCCACTGTTTCGATTTCATTACCATTTTTTAGTGATTTTGGTCGCCATATCAAATTTGGAAAGAACATATTTATCAATCAAAATGTGAGTTTTGTCGACTTGGGTGGAATCACAGTCGAAGACCAGGTACTGATTGGTCCGATGAGTCGGCTAATAACAGTAAATCATTTGATTGACCCGGTTGAAAGACGCGGATTATTCGTAAGTCCTATAAAAATAAAAAAGAATGCTTGGATAGGAGCAAACGTCACTATTTTACCTGGCGTAACGATTGGCGAAAATTCAATTGTAGCCGCGGACTCTACCGTTACGAAAGATGTCGCGGATAATGTCATCGTAGCTGGTTCGCCTGCAACCATAAAAAAAGTGATTGGAGAGGAAAAATATGCGTAA
- a CDS encoding SDR family oxidoreductase — MRKWNEKVIVIMGASSGIGEATAKLLAAKGAKLVIAARRKERIEALAKSLGDNVYSCQADVRKREQVRNVIRFAIEKFGRVDVLFNNAGIMPQGNLSQLEFDKWYEMLDINIMGVLNGIGAVLPLMQKQKSGLIITTDSVAGHVVYPGSAVYNGTKYAVRAIMEGLRQEERDNGIRSTIVSPGMVSTELFHTVGDPAIETSLRTISEKPGNSLSPEDVARAVLYAIEQPDSVTISEILLRPSKQVI, encoded by the coding sequence ATGCGTAAATGGAATGAAAAAGTAATTGTCATCATGGGAGCTTCTTCTGGAATCGGAGAAGCAACTGCAAAACTTCTTGCTGCAAAAGGTGCAAAGCTCGTCATTGCTGCAAGAAGAAAAGAGCGAATTGAAGCTCTAGCAAAAAGTTTGGGGGACAACGTATATTCTTGCCAAGCAGATGTAAGAAAGCGTGAACAAGTAAGAAATGTAATCCGTTTTGCCATAGAAAAATTTGGCAGAGTCGATGTATTGTTCAATAATGCAGGAATTATGCCACAAGGCAATTTATCACAACTAGAATTTGACAAATGGTACGAAATGCTAGACATCAATATCATGGGTGTCTTAAATGGAATAGGCGCTGTATTGCCCCTTATGCAAAAACAAAAAAGCGGACTAATTATTACAACCGATTCCGTTGCGGGTCACGTTGTGTACCCCGGTTCAGCCGTTTACAACGGTACTAAATATGCTGTTCGAGCAATTATGGAAGGATTACGTCAAGAAGAAAGAGACAATGGCATTCGTTCCACTATCGTTTCTCCCGGCATGGTCTCTACGGAACTATTTCATACTGTAGGAGATCCAGCGATTGAAACTTCATTACGAACGATTTCTGAAAAACCCGGCAACAGTCTATCACCAGAAGATGTTGCCCGAGCAGTTCTGTATGCAATCGAGCAACCAGACTCGGTCACAATCAGCGAAATTTTATTACGTCCATCCAAGCAAGTGATTTAA
- a CDS encoding replication initiation factor domain-containing protein, with protein MNQVNQHDLGESIRVSREERGWTQRYLAEKVGISRSLLSKVEKGTRQLSAEKLNLVLDSLQEELVPVNRVLIDYLTIHFFSNQHLKLIEAIIGMPIERFEELDYAPKGYIGQYVWNQVITIRYSIDDTVKGTVMEFSGQGCKHLAMRLKTAKSNWQEFFRKVLAYQGNFTRIDFTLDDFVGSLSIPELKRKVTLGHVWTTFQVSESHGGTDIINNESNGETLYLGSKKSQCRFCFYQKDYEQRKRRGISLEEAEVKNRFELRYRKEKAQSLAKIISKTHDLTKLFFELLNGAICFYDRAPNDPGAKVDAKWAAFIGNHGATTISLETIPQSFEKSMNWLIHSVSPTLAFIQEVDNHFDSNLINEIISCGELSSRQQKILENLIAEPDYYQEEVEFYIQCLQNMKAEKIHKKSKAQLTH; from the coding sequence ATGAATCAAGTGAATCAACATGATCTCGGGGAATCGATTCGAGTTTCTCGAGAAGAAAGGGGGTGGACCCAGCGATATTTAGCAGAAAAAGTGGGGATTTCGAGATCGTTATTATCGAAAGTAGAAAAAGGAACGAGACAATTAAGTGCAGAAAAATTGAATCTTGTATTGGATAGTTTGCAAGAAGAGCTTGTTCCGGTTAATCGTGTTCTGATTGATTATCTAACCATTCACTTTTTCTCGAATCAACATTTAAAACTGATTGAGGCAATCATTGGCATGCCCATTGAACGCTTTGAGGAACTGGATTATGCACCAAAGGGCTATATTGGGCAATATGTGTGGAATCAAGTAATCACGATTCGGTATTCCATTGACGATACGGTAAAAGGAACCGTAATGGAGTTTTCAGGTCAAGGCTGTAAACATCTTGCCATGCGTTTGAAGACCGCAAAATCCAACTGGCAAGAGTTCTTCCGTAAGGTATTAGCTTATCAGGGAAATTTTACACGGATTGATTTTACTTTAGATGATTTTGTGGGAAGTCTCAGCATTCCAGAACTGAAGCGTAAGGTAACACTAGGCCATGTGTGGACCACTTTTCAAGTGAGTGAATCTCATGGCGGTACGGATATCATAAACAATGAATCAAATGGTGAGACCTTGTATTTAGGCTCAAAGAAGAGTCAGTGTCGCTTTTGCTTTTATCAGAAGGATTATGAACAACGAAAGCGACGAGGAATTTCTTTAGAAGAAGCAGAAGTAAAAAATCGCTTTGAACTACGGTATCGAAAAGAGAAAGCGCAAAGCTTGGCAAAGATTATTTCAAAAACCCATGATTTAACCAAACTATTCTTTGAGTTACTTAATGGGGCAATTTGTTTTTATGACCGTGCTCCAAATGATCCAGGTGCAAAAGTCGATGCCAAATGGGCAGCCTTTATTGGCAATCATGGCGCAACCACCATTTCTTTAGAAACAATTCCTCAAAGCTTTGAGAAAAGTATGAATTGGTTAATTCACAGCGTTTCTCCCACCCTCGCATTTATTCAAGAGGTAGATAATCATTTTGATTCAAATTTGATTAACGAGATTATTAGCTGTGGGGAACTTAGTTCAAGGCAGCAAAAAATATTAGAAAATTTGATTGCTGAGCCTGATTATTATCAGGAAGAAGTAGAATTTTATATCCAGTGTCTTCAAAATATGAAGGCAGAAAAAATACACAAAAAAAGCAAAGCACAGCTTACACATTAA
- the arsC gene encoding arsenate reductase (thioredoxin), which yields MRKIYFLCTGNSCRSQIAEGYGKAILPTDEFEIKSAGIEQHGLNPRAVQVMAEEGIDISTQTSDLIDMDYFNQADLIITLCGDAKDKCPVIPKGIKHVHWDLEDPAKATGTEEEIINKFREIRDDIKSRVANLLD from the coding sequence ATGAGAAAAATTTACTTTTTATGTACAGGCAATTCTTGTCGTAGTCAAATTGCAGAAGGCTATGGGAAAGCGATTTTGCCAACAGATGAATTTGAAATTAAAAGCGCCGGCATTGAACAACATGGGTTAAATCCTAGAGCCGTTCAAGTAATGGCTGAGGAAGGGATAGATATCTCTACGCAAACATCTGATTTGATCGATATGGATTATTTTAATCAAGCAGACCTAATTATTACGCTATGTGGCGATGCCAAAGATAAATGTCCAGTAATTCCAAAAGGGATTAAGCATGTTCATTGGGATTTGGAAGATCCAGCCAAAGCAACTGGAACAGAGGAAGAAATCATTAATAAATTCAGAGAAATTAGAGATGATATAAAAAGTCGTGTAGCGAATTTGCTAGATTAA
- a CDS encoding cyclophilin-like fold protein, translating into MKDEQRIDYDDKIANKATITKNSTKKYTNEASELIIYMNQKKAIVHWEKNETVPALLEVLPADFQMEDLYGNEKYLRLSRPIPSNEVFVHQIKAGDVMLYGNDTLVIFYKDFSTPYAYTKIGHIEAIKKMSLMKGVLQVHVQR; encoded by the coding sequence ATGAAAGATGAACAGAGGATTGACTACGATGATAAAATTGCCAATAAAGCTACCATCACCAAAAACAGCACAAAAAAATATACAAACGAGGCTTCTGAATTGATCATTTATATGAATCAGAAAAAAGCAATCGTACATTGGGAAAAAAATGAAACAGTGCCTGCGTTATTAGAGGTGTTACCCGCTGATTTCCAAATGGAAGACCTTTATGGAAATGAAAAATATCTACGATTAAGCCGACCAATCCCTTCAAATGAAGTATTCGTCCATCAGATAAAAGCTGGTGATGTCATGCTTTACGGAAATGATACTTTGGTTATTTTCTACAAAGATTTTTCTACACCGTATGCTTATACAAAAATCGGTCACATAGAAGCTATAAAAAAGATGTCGCTTATGAAAGGTGTTCTTCAGGTACATGTTCAGCGGTAG
- a CDS encoding LysR family transcriptional regulator, with product MDLRVIKYFLKVVEEKNITKAADALFLSQPTLSKQLKELEEELGVQLFTRGNREITLTEAGIYLYNRSKEILSLVESTEKNLKKEKVIGGTLSIGSGETETFQWIAEILNQLLQRYAEVNVNLYSGNADDIKEKVDAGLLDFGLVIDPVDKKKYDYLPLSQFDQWGVLVNEYHPLAKKSKVSPSDLKAQRLLISSQSQVDNQLSEWLGGNLDKFKIVGSYNLLYNASLLVKESDIVALCIDGIINTRNSGLNFIPFSPPLEARTNIIWKKNQVFSNVSNKFLELLVQNRGKG from the coding sequence ATGGATTTAAGAGTAATAAAATATTTTTTGAAAGTAGTAGAGGAAAAAAATATAACGAAAGCCGCCGACGCGTTGTTTTTGTCACAACCGACGTTATCCAAACAGTTAAAAGAACTTGAAGAAGAACTTGGAGTGCAATTATTTACTAGAGGCAACCGCGAAATCACGTTAACAGAAGCGGGGATTTACTTATATAATCGAAGCAAAGAAATTCTTTCGTTAGTGGAAAGTACTGAAAAAAATTTAAAAAAAGAAAAAGTGATTGGTGGAACGCTCTCCATTGGTAGCGGAGAAACAGAAACATTTCAATGGATTGCGGAAATCCTAAACCAATTATTGCAACGCTACGCTGAGGTCAATGTCAATTTGTATAGTGGGAATGCAGATGACATTAAAGAAAAAGTTGACGCTGGATTATTGGATTTTGGGTTGGTGATTGATCCTGTTGATAAGAAAAAATACGATTATCTTCCACTTTCTCAGTTTGATCAATGGGGTGTATTAGTAAACGAGTATCATCCACTAGCAAAAAAAAGTAAAGTTTCTCCTTCAGACCTCAAAGCACAAAGATTATTAATTTCCAGCCAATCTCAAGTAGACAATCAATTGTCTGAGTGGCTAGGCGGCAATCTGGATAAATTCAAAATTGTCGGTTCATATAATCTCCTTTACAACGCGTCATTACTTGTTAAAGAAAGTGATATCGTTGCTTTGTGTATCGATGGAATCATAAATACGAGAAATAGTGGGTTGAATTTCATTCCATTTTCACCACCTCTTGAAGCGCGAACCAATATAATCTGGAAAAAAAATCAAGTTTTTTCAAATGTATCCAATAAGTTTCTGGAGCTATTAGTTCAAAATAGAGGAAAGGGGTGA
- a CDS encoding helix-turn-helix domain-containing protein produces the protein MEIDKQAVGNRIRQIRQELKLSMEKFGKLIGDLPRSTVNNWERGINLPKTETLHQIAEVGHVTNEYLLYGDQENQYILEMLQKKAGKLDPKIEGLIVDEMKQAGLVSEKEMDRMIEFFITNLILPTEQDQFTFQCIDEKKQLYLGSTNFGKEAQLYLQHDNQNHILHIMPFTFSNFSVDRLLVYLANQESYSYFGKHLPKKLVEKAILLYSINQSTGDVRIAPLVYSKETASYQYTEDNQYLLEQRYLYLPFVMEVEKERLLNAAYPSSK, from the coding sequence ATGGAGATAGACAAGCAAGCAGTGGGCAATCGAATTCGGCAGATTCGCCAAGAGTTAAAGTTGAGTATGGAGAAATTTGGCAAACTAATTGGTGATTTACCGCGAAGCACTGTCAATAACTGGGAACGTGGAATTAACCTTCCAAAAACCGAAACCCTTCACCAAATTGCAGAGGTGGGGCATGTCACAAACGAATATCTTTTGTATGGTGATCAAGAAAATCAATACATTTTAGAAATGCTTCAAAAAAAGGCTGGTAAGCTTGATCCTAAGATTGAAGGACTGATAGTAGACGAAATGAAACAAGCCGGTCTTGTTAGTGAAAAAGAAATGGATCGGATGATTGAATTTTTTATTACAAACCTCATTCTACCAACCGAACAAGACCAGTTTACTTTCCAATGTATCGATGAGAAAAAGCAACTTTACCTTGGTTCAACTAATTTTGGTAAAGAAGCGCAACTCTATTTACAACATGATAATCAAAATCATATTCTGCACATAATGCCCTTTACCTTCTCCAACTTTAGTGTGGATCGCTTACTCGTCTATTTAGCAAATCAAGAATCCTATTCCTATTTTGGGAAACATTTGCCCAAGAAACTTGTTGAAAAAGCCATCCTTCTATACTCGATCAATCAATCAACCGGGGATGTGCGAATTGCCCCGTTGGTCTATTCAAAAGAAACCGCTTCTTATCAGTACACAGAGGACAATCAATATCTACTAGAACAACGATATCTTTATCTACCATTCGTGATGGAAGTCGAGAAAGAACGTCTGTTAAACGCAGCGTATCCATCATCAAAATGA
- the cadA gene encoding cadmium-translocating P-type ATPase CadA — translation MSEKKQVYRVEGLSCTNCAAKFEKNVSQIPKVTDAKVNFGAGKISIEGEATIAEIEAAGAFENLKVQSEHDTEPRIETKEPFVKRNWNLLVSLFLIILALGSQVVNGEDALLTEGLFILAIIIGGFSLFKEGFSDLLKLNFSMESLMTIAIIGAAIIGEWTEGSIVVILFAISEALERFSMDKARQSIRSLMDIAPKEALIRRNNVEQMINVSKIEVGDIMIIKPGQKIAMDGQVIKGHSSVNQAAITGESVPIEKNINDDIFAGTINEEGALEVKVTKHVNDTTIAKIIHLVEEAQGERAPAQAFVDKFAKYYTPTIMVIAALIVIVPPLFFNGDWNTWLYQGLSLLVVGCPCSLVISTPVSIVSAIGNSAKNGVLVKGGIYLEEIGGLKAIAFDKTGTLTKGTPTVTDFTTVDSKDEEKYFSLITALESYSQHPLASAILKEADNRAISYKSVVVDEFTSITGKGIQGNIEGITYLVGSPKLFESILTDNSKIIENYQRLQQQGKTAMLLGTDKQILAVIAVADELRESSKAVIEKLHDLGIEHTIMLTGDNATTAQSIGKQTGVTEIKGDLMPQDKLDYIKSLKETYGKVAMVGDGINDAPALAASTVGIAMGGAGTDTALETADVALMGDDLQKLPFIVKLSRQTLRIIKQNITFSLGIKLLALLLVVPGWLTLWIAILADMGATILVTLNGLRLMKVKSK, via the coding sequence ATGAGTGAAAAAAAACAAGTCTATCGGGTTGAAGGATTGAGCTGTACGAATTGTGCGGCAAAATTCGAAAAAAATGTTTCTCAAATACCAAAGGTTACCGATGCAAAAGTAAATTTCGGTGCCGGAAAAATCTCTATCGAAGGCGAAGCGACTATTGCGGAAATTGAAGCTGCAGGAGCTTTTGAGAATCTTAAAGTTCAGTCCGAACATGATACAGAACCTCGCATTGAAACAAAAGAGCCTTTTGTGAAAAGAAACTGGAACCTATTGGTTTCACTGTTTTTAATTATTTTGGCATTAGGATCTCAAGTAGTTAACGGTGAAGATGCGCTATTAACAGAAGGATTATTTATACTAGCGATTATTATCGGCGGATTTAGTTTGTTTAAAGAAGGATTTTCAGACCTATTAAAATTGAATTTCTCAATGGAATCTCTTATGACAATTGCAATCATTGGTGCTGCAATTATTGGCGAGTGGACTGAGGGCTCAATCGTTGTTATCTTATTTGCAATTAGCGAAGCTTTAGAACGGTTTTCAATGGATAAAGCAAGACAATCAATACGTTCCCTAATGGATATTGCTCCGAAAGAAGCATTAATTAGAAGAAATAATGTTGAACAAATGATTAATGTTTCAAAAATCGAAGTAGGCGATATTATGATCATTAAGCCTGGACAAAAAATTGCTATGGATGGTCAAGTCATTAAAGGCCATTCCTCAGTAAATCAGGCTGCGATTACCGGTGAATCTGTCCCTATTGAAAAAAATATTAATGATGATATCTTTGCAGGAACGATTAATGAAGAAGGTGCACTTGAAGTCAAAGTTACAAAGCATGTGAACGACACGACAATTGCCAAAATTATTCACCTAGTTGAAGAAGCACAAGGTGAACGAGCACCTGCTCAAGCATTTGTCGATAAATTTGCGAAATATTATACACCCACCATTATGGTGATTGCCGCATTAATCGTCATCGTTCCCCCATTATTTTTTAACGGAGATTGGAATACTTGGTTGTATCAAGGGCTCTCTTTATTAGTTGTTGGCTGTCCTTGTTCTTTAGTAATCTCAACACCTGTGTCTATCGTTTCAGCAATTGGAAACTCTGCTAAAAATGGTGTTTTGGTAAAAGGCGGTATTTATCTTGAAGAAATTGGTGGCCTCAAGGCGATTGCCTTTGACAAAACAGGAACATTGACTAAAGGAACACCAACGGTAACAGATTTCACTACAGTTGATTCAAAAGACGAAGAGAAATATTTCTCACTTATTACAGCATTAGAATCATATTCTCAACACCCTCTCGCGTCAGCAATCTTAAAAGAAGCTGATAATAGAGCGATTTCTTATAAATCAGTAGTTGTTGACGAGTTTACTTCAATTACTGGAAAAGGAATACAAGGAAACATTGAGGGGATTACCTATCTTGTAGGGAGTCCAAAGCTTTTTGAATCTATCTTAACAGATAACTCAAAGATTATTGAAAATTACCAAAGACTTCAGCAACAAGGAAAAACAGCAATGCTCTTAGGAACAGATAAACAAATTTTAGCAGTCATTGCAGTAGCTGATGAGTTAAGAGAATCAAGTAAAGCAGTCATTGAAAAATTACATGATTTAGGAATCGAGCATACGATAATGCTGACTGGTGATAATGCTACAACTGCTCAGTCAATCGGAAAACAAACAGGTGTAACTGAAATAAAAGGCGATTTGATGCCTCAAGATAAATTAGATTATATTAAATCACTTAAGGAAACCTATGGAAAAGTCGCCATGGTTGGTGATGGTATTAATGACGCACCAGCATTAGCTGCCTCAACAGTCGGTATCGCAATGGGTGGCGCTGGAACAGATACAGCTTTAGAAACAGCTGATGTAGCTTTAATGGGTGATGACTTACAGAAACTTCCCTTTATAGTTAAATTAAGTCGACAAACATTGAGAATCATTAAGCAAAATATTACCTTCTCATTGGGAATCAAACTATTAGCATTATTACTTGTAGTTCCAGGCTGGTTAACGTTATGGATTGCTATCTTAGCTGATATGGGAGCAACTATATTAGTTACCTTGAACGGCTTACGACTGATGAAAGTTAAATCTAAATAG
- the cadC gene encoding Cd(II)-sensing metalloregulatory transcriptional repressor CadC, whose amino-acid sequence MKNEICEISCVHEDKVLLGKEKLQTEDISSLKSVFKILADENRLKIIYALSYEDELCVCDIAATIEATVATTSHHLLSLKKNGIVVSRKVGKLVYYSIKNDKFVQLLNSKLYLEDEVLV is encoded by the coding sequence ATGAAAAACGAAATTTGTGAAATCTCATGTGTTCATGAAGATAAAGTTTTACTAGGAAAAGAAAAGTTACAAACTGAGGATATTTCGAGCTTAAAAAGTGTCTTCAAAATTTTAGCTGATGAGAATCGCTTAAAAATTATCTACGCCCTAAGTTATGAGGATGAATTATGTGTATGTGATATCGCAGCAACTATCGAGGCAACCGTGGCAACAACCTCACACCATTTATTATCATTGAAAAAAAATGGAATTGTTGTGAGTCGGAAAGTAGGGAAATTGGTTTATTACTCTATCAAGAATGATAAATTTGTCCAACTACTAAATTCCAAACTGTATTTAGAAGATGAGGTGCTAGTATGA